From the genome of Fibrobacter sp. UWH6:
CGAACTGCTGTGGTTCTTGATGGGCGACACCAACATCAAATATCTTCACGATAACAAGGTGACCATCTGGGACGAATGGGCTGATGAAAATGGCGACCTGGGACCGGTATATGGTCATCAGTGGCGCAGCTGGCCCACACCTGAGGGCGGACACATCGATCAGATCAAGAACCTGGTGAACAGTCTGAAGAACAATCCCGACTCTCGCCGCCACTTGGTTTGTGCCTGGAACGTTTCCGAAGTGGATAAGATGGCCTTGCCCCCTTGCCACTGCCTCTTCCAGTTCTATGTAGGTGGCGTTGGCGCATCTGGCAAGCGCAAGCTTTCCTGTCAGCTGTATCAGCGTAGCGCAGACACCTTCCTGGGGGTTCCGTTCAATATTGCCAGCTATGCTCTGTTGACTTTGATGCTGGCTCAGGTTTGCGATTATGAACCGGGCGAATTCATCCACACCCTGGGTGACACTCATCTGTATTCCAACCATTTCGAACAGGTAAAGGAACAGCTTTCCCGCGAACCTCGCAAGCTGCCTACCATGAAGTTGAATCCCGAAATCAAGGACCTCTTCGACTTTAAGTTTGAGGATTTCGAACTGGTTGATTACGATCCGTGGCCCACCATTAAGGCTCCCATCGCCGTTTAATCAGTGGTCTGTGGTTAGTAAACAGTTGTCAGCAAATAGTTGACGCTACCTACAAATCACTAACCACTAATCACTAACCACTAGCCACTATTTCCTATGTTGATTTCTGCTATTGTCGCTGTTTCCGAAAACAATGTGATTGGCCGTGATGGTCATTTGCCTTGGCATCTGTCTGCTGATTTGAAACGCTTTAAGGCGATTACAACAGGTCATTCCATCATACTGGGTCGCAAGAACTACGATGATATCGGGAGACCTCTGCCGAATCGTACGAACTATGTATTGACTCGAAATCCTGAGTTTGCTGCTCCTGGCTGTGTCGTTTGCGGCGATTTGGAGTCCGCTATTAAGGCTGCAGAGGCTGCAGGAGAGGAAGAATGCTTTATTATTGGGGGGGTGGCTATATATAATGCTGCCATGCCTCTTACAAAAAAGTTATATCTAACTAGAGTTCACGCAAATGTGGATGGAGATGTGTTTTTCCCGGACTGGGGTGAGGGCTGGCGCAAGGTTAGCTCTGAAGATTTCCCGGCCGACGAAAAGAACGACTTCGTGACCACGTTCGAGGTGTGGGAACGCTAGTTTTATAGGTTTGTAGGATTAAATGTCGAAGAAGGTAAACAAGATTATCTCGTTCACGGTGACCATTGCGATGATCATCCTGACCTTTTTCTTCTTTAATGCTACAAAGGATAGCGGTGTCTCTGACCTCGTCATGTCCCTGGACAATGACTGGACTCTTGTTGTAAATGGGGAAACTAAGCATGTCCCGAAAATCGCCGGACACATATTGCCCAAGACGGTGGATAAGGATGAAGTAGTTGTTTTGGAGCGCAAGCTCCCCAGCAATACGTTCCCTCGCTCGGTTATGCGCTTCAAGGTTTACCATAGTGTGGTGAAGGTCTTCGAAGATGAAGAACTGATCTATGCCTATGGCGATAAACTTTACGAGAGTAACCGCATTGTGGGAAGCGGTATGCACTATGTGTATCTTGGTCCCAATTCTGCCGGCAAGCGTATTCGTATCTCCATTCAGGCTACCGAAGACGGAGCCTTCTCGAATTTCTCTCCCATCGATATCCTGCCATCTAGCTATGCCAATACGGACTTTTTTGCGTCACATGCGCTGGCCTTGTTTGTGGGTATCTTCCTGATTCTGTTCGGACTGCTATCGGTGGTTATCTGTGCTGTAGTCAGTTTTTTCAGTACCGGTTATTTCAGATTCCAGATGATCGGTTTGCTTTCCCTATCCCTGGGAACATGGACTCTCTGCTACACAAAATTGATTCAGGTCTTTTCGTTTAACTTTTCCTTTAACACCACCATTGAATATTTCAGCTTGTATATGTCCCCGATTCCGTTGGGATTCCTGCTGATGGATATGCGTCGTGGTCAGATTAAGACCTGGAGGTGGTGGGGCTTGGTAACGCTGGTTGCCTTTGGCGCCTGCTATGCCCTGGTTACTTCTATTCTGCATTTTACCAACGTTCTGCATTTCCCCCAGACCTTGTTGCCCTTCCATATTTATGTGGGTGTTGCTT
Proteins encoded in this window:
- a CDS encoding thymidylate synthase, which gives rise to MQQYLDLLKDIMENGVDRSDRTGTGTRSVFGRQCRYDLSKGFPCLTTKKLHLRSIIHELLWFLMGDTNIKYLHDNKVTIWDEWADENGDLGPVYGHQWRSWPTPEGGHIDQIKNLVNSLKNNPDSRRHLVCAWNVSEVDKMALPPCHCLFQFYVGGVGASGKRKLSCQLYQRSADTFLGVPFNIASYALLTLMLAQVCDYEPGEFIHTLGDTHLYSNHFEQVKEQLSREPRKLPTMKLNPEIKDLFDFKFEDFELVDYDPWPTIKAPIAV
- a CDS encoding dihydrofolate reductase translates to MLISAIVAVSENNVIGRDGHLPWHLSADLKRFKAITTGHSIILGRKNYDDIGRPLPNRTNYVLTRNPEFAAPGCVVCGDLESAIKAAEAAGEEECFIIGGVAIYNAAMPLTKKLYLTRVHANVDGDVFFPDWGEGWRKVSSEDFPADEKNDFVTTFEVWER
- a CDS encoding GGDEF domain-containing protein gives rise to the protein MSKKVNKIISFTVTIAMIILTFFFFNATKDSGVSDLVMSLDNDWTLVVNGETKHVPKIAGHILPKTVDKDEVVVLERKLPSNTFPRSVMRFKVYHSVVKVFEDEELIYAYGDKLYESNRIVGSGMHYVYLGPNSAGKRIRISIQATEDGAFSNFSPIDILPSSYANTDFFASHALALFVGIFLILFGLLSVVICAVVSFFSTGYFRFQMIGLLSLSLGTWTLCYTKLIQVFSFNFSFNTTIEYFSLYMSPIPLGFLLMDMRRGQIKTWRWWGLVTLVAFGACYALVTSILHFTNVLHFPQTLLPFHIYVGVAFLYMAFSGVVYSKKTDLSGKFLTWGVLSFGVVAFADLIRYNVFKYLAIESFRWDVTWIPLGTLSFVMLLVLSYLVYLYKLVADRTEKEVLAAMVYIDSLTGLYNRAKCQQIFDVLDRSDGDFAIVSIDMNGLKYVNDKYGHSTGDRLIKVFANILRGSFEGVGATIRMGGDEFVAIVREEHLEDIDFAINSMKDKMLVGKSGLPVPLEAAYGVAYRSECGPMSASGVYSAADKKMYAMKVGMKSDLIRR